One window of the SAR202 cluster bacterium genome contains the following:
- a CDS encoding DUF885 domain-containing protein, protein MIDTADRILPGATVEEAKKVLEADPARAIEGVEEFRRWMQELQDRTIAELNGAHFDIPADVRRIEAMIAPPGGALAMYYTPPSEDFSRPGRTWYPTNGKTRFPLWGEVSIAYHEGVPGHHFQLGMAKHMREDLSRFQRNLGLVSGYSEGWALYAERLMGEMGYLENPDYYLGMLRAQALRSVRVIVDIGMHLQLKIPRAQKFHPGATWTPELGHEFLLANAHFPPNFLASELTRYLGVPAQAISYKMGERAWLQARDKAKVTLGSKFDLRAWHNKALNLGPMGLAQMREEMGGVRGVTLFFPPTSYERTGRSLELGPRSPLL, encoded by the coding sequence ATGATCGACACGGCGGACAGGATCCTCCCCGGAGCGACGGTCGAGGAGGCGAAGAAGGTGCTGGAGGCCGACCCGGCGCGGGCGATAGAGGGCGTGGAGGAGTTCCGCCGCTGGATGCAGGAGCTGCAGGACCGCACCATCGCCGAGCTCAACGGCGCCCACTTCGACATTCCGGCGGACGTCCGGCGCATCGAGGCGATGATCGCCCCGCCCGGCGGCGCGCTGGCGATGTACTATACACCGCCTTCGGAAGACTTCTCCCGCCCCGGCCGCACCTGGTACCCCACGAACGGCAAGACGCGTTTCCCCCTTTGGGGCGAAGTATCGATTGCGTATCACGAAGGGGTCCCCGGACACCACTTCCAGCTCGGCATGGCCAAGCACATGCGCGAGGACCTGTCGCGCTTCCAGCGCAACCTGGGGCTCGTCTCCGGCTACAGCGAGGGGTGGGCACTCTACGCAGAGCGGCTGATGGGCGAGATGGGGTACCTCGAAAACCCCGACTACTACCTGGGTATGCTCCGCGCACAGGCGCTGCGCTCCGTCCGCGTGATCGTGGACATCGGCATGCACCTCCAGCTCAAGATACCCCGCGCCCAGAAGTTCCACCCCGGCGCGACGTGGACGCCGGAGCTCGGCCACGAGTTCCTCCTGGCGAACGCGCACTTCCCGCCGAACTTCCTCGCGAGCGAGCTCACGCGCTACCTCGGCGTCCCCGCGCAGGCGATCAGCTACAAGATGGGCGAGCGCGCCTGGCTGCAGGCGCGAGACAAGGCGAAGGTCACCCTTGGGTCAAAGTTCGACCTGCGGGCATGGCACAACAAGGCGCTCAACCTGGGCCCAATGGGCCTGGCGCAGATGCGGGAAGAGATGGGGGGCGTGAGGGGTGTTACTTTGTTTTTCCCCCCGACAAGTTATGAGAGGACGGGCAGATCCCTCGAATTAGGTCCTCGATCTCCTCTTTTGTAA